CCTTCTTGAGCTGCAGAAGGTTGACGATGGCCTTGCCCTTGGCCGTTCTGCCGGCCGCCGGGATGTTGTAGACCTTGAGCCAGTAGAGCCGGCCCATGTTCGTGAAGATCAGCAGGTAGCTGTGGGTGGAGGCCACGAAGATCTCGGTCACGAAGTCTTCTTCGCGCTTGGCCGTCCCCATCACGCCGCGCCCGCCGCGGCGCTGGGCGCGGTAGGTGGTGGTCGGGCTGCGCTTGATGTAGCCCTGGTGGGAAACGCTCACCACCATGTCTTCTTCGGCAATGAGGTCTTCGGCGTTGATGTCGGCCACGGCGCCGGTGATCTCGGTGCGTCGCTCGTTGCCGTATTTCTCGCTCATCTCGTCGAGGTCGGCCTTGATGATGGCCAGCACCTTCTTCTCGTCGGCGAGGATTTCCTCGAGGCGGGCGATGATGCCCTTGATCTCTTCGAGTTCCTGCAGGATCTTGTCGCGCTCCAGGCCCGTCAGGCGCTGCAGGCGCATCTGGAGGATCTCGGTGGCCTGCAGCTCGGAAAGGCCGAAGTTCTCGATCAGGCCGGCCTTGGCAATCGCCGGGTCCTTCGAGTTGCGAATCAGTTCGATGACCGCGTCGAGATTGTCGAGCGCGATCTTGAAGCCCATCAGGATGTGTTCGCGGGCCTTGGCCTCGCGCAGCTCGAAAGCGGTGCGGCGTGTGATGACCTCACGGCGATGGTCGACGAAGTTGACGAGCATCTCCTTGAGATTGAGCACCACCGGCTGGCCGTGAACCAGCGCCAGCATGATGATGCCAAAACCGGTCTGCAGGGGCGTGTGCTTGTAGAGCTGGTTGAGCACCACGTTGGCAACGGCATCGCGCTTGAGCTCGACCACCACGCGCATGCCCGTGCGATCGGATTCATCGCGCAGGTCGGAGATGCCCTCGATGCGCTTGTCGCGCACAAGCTCGGCGATCTTCTCGATGAGGCGCGTCTTGTTGACCTGGTAGGGAATCTCGGTGATGGCGATGCGCTCGCGATCGTCCTTGCCGTAGGTCTCGATCTCGGCGCGGCCGCGGATCTGCAGGCCGCCGCGCCCGGTCTTGTAGGCGCTGTGGATCCCGTCGCGCCCGGTGATGATGCCGCCGGTGGGCAGGTCCGGGCCCGGCACGAACTTCATGAGCTGCTCGACCGTGGCGGTCGGGTTGTCGATCAGATACTTGCAGGCGTCGGAGACCTCGCGCAGGTTGTGCGGCGGAATGTTGGTCGCCATGCCCACGGCAATGCCGCCCGAGCCGTTGATCAGCAGGTTGGGAACACGCGAGGGAAG
This genomic interval from Chrysiogenia bacterium contains the following:
- the gyrA gene encoding DNA gyrase subunit A; amino-acid sequence: MAEQGPGQPPLHISIEDEMRQSYMSYAMSVIVGRALPDVRDGLKPVHRRILYAMLREGLRSNTKYSKCAGVVGEVLKKYHPHGDSAVYDALVRMAQHWNLRYPLIDGQGNFGSVDGDPPAAYRYTECRLTALAEELMADIDKETIDFSENFDGSTAEPVVLPSRVPNLLINGSGGIAVGMATNIPPHNLREVSDACKYLIDNPTATVEQLMKFVPGPDLPTGGIITGRDGIHSAYKTGRGGLQIRGRAEIETYGKDDRERIAITEIPYQVNKTRLIEKIAELVRDKRIEGISDLRDESDRTGMRVVVELKRDAVANVVLNQLYKHTPLQTGFGIIMLALVHGQPVVLNLKEMLVNFVDHRREVITRRTAFELREAKAREHILMGFKIALDNLDAVIELIRNSKDPAIAKAGLIENFGLSELQATEILQMRLQRLTGLERDKILQELEEIKGIIARLEEILADEKKVLAIIKADLDEMSEKYGNERRTEITGAVADINAEDLIAEEDMVVSVSHQGYIKRSPTTTYRAQRRGGRGVMGTAKREEDFVTEIFVASTHSYLLIFTNMGRLYWLKVYNIPAAGRTAKGKAIVNLLQLKKEEKVQSILPVREFEEGRFVVMATRKGYIKKTSMMEFSRPRNSGLIALNIEEDDELAGVRVTDGSMQIMLATRAGMACRFDEENLRPMGRTARGVRGIRLGKDDEVVDLVTLKGDESLLTVMGKGYGKRTPVEEYRLISRGGKGVINAKVTDRTGEVVACRPVAEGDQLMLITDGGKMIRMDVDEISEIGRATQGVRLITVGSDEAVTGVAQVAREDGADEEGDEGDDPGEAGSDEDAGGEGDEA